One window from the genome of Clupea harengus chromosome 19, Ch_v2.0.2, whole genome shotgun sequence encodes:
- the thrap3b gene encoding thyroid hormone receptor-associated protein 3b isoform X2 codes for MSKPPNSPSRSRSRSASRSRSRSYSRSRSRSRSRSRKHRYSSRSRSRSRSHSPPHGRERNYPSRDYQNNRGGYSGYNRGFRRPFYPRFRGRGFYPRRYQRGGGGGGGNYGYRENNWRGGGGGDYKNRDHHGQHDSYREHSPRRGRSRTRSPRRRSGSRSRSRSYRSSSGHSRHSSSSSRSSRSPRRRSNKRASRGGKQQQQQQPQQQQQQQEEEQQQQHQRRSGSRASKEGVTGGGAGGGPAAGALPNEPPSGSSVLDCSKWKGLTEYEASPKRINAGSRPGGQGSAPTETPAGADQKPPAGLWRTIGPAAPPPDQSPPKSSSASGGVSAAGGFGFFSKGGEPRPGEKTAISTAFKKFLAEQGKKAGDRENGREGESVSSPAAGESGGVKARGGLTPSSSSYEPSPGYSAPKSDKSLPFLDEDVDAEFNQERKSEGKTPSLSARDLAEERFGKWDDSEYPSTNKEPPEDVEEDLLHMEEELYHSRKQAARKEERSAKKKEKKKNRVSPSSPTAPPRGVEARTRPLFPVGKDEPSPPPRTAGKRDEDFNFTIKSYQDDGEGGASGSMAKERRLSRDLVHPSKRDQEFRSIFQHIQAAQLRRSPSELYAQHIVTIVHHIKAQHFRSSGMTLNERFAMYQRRATEMDVSKPKKSPEIHRRIDVSPSAFKRHAHLFEDLEESSYKEGKKYEGGDLRLDIERRKKFPPKEREPKRDGAKGSGGSRGPSRERSAEKSSKHHKKSKKSKKKRERSPSSSSSSSSPSPSYKGKEYMGGEEMEHMEEGGYGKPRMGGPRDYPPMDRGPRDYEGHGDRGRGGYGRGRGGYDGGGGGARGGYDGGRGGFQPRIRGRGWGRGNYPGNSNNGNPQQMGAPVRPPEEEWDPEYTPKSRKYYLHDDRDGENKWVDMRGRGRGGPYPRGRGFVFRKGPGGGSPKWTHDMFQGSEEGELGDSNGSDVNHKEEEKAGDASMSKM; via the exons ATGTCGAAGCCCCCAAACTCCCCCTCGCGCTCACGCTCCAGATCAGCGTCTCGCTCCAGATCCCGCTCGTACTCCCGGTCCCGATCCAGAAGCCGGTCTCGTTCCAGGAAGCACCGGTACAG ctctAGGTCTCGCTCCCGTTCCAGGTCTCACTCTCCGCCCCACGGTCGCGAGAGGAACTACCCCAGCCGGGACTACCAGAACAACCGCGGGGGCTACTCGGGCTACAACCGGGGCTTCCGTCGCCCTTTTTACCCCAGGTTCCGCGGGCGCGGCTTCTACCCCCGTCGCTACCAGCGTGGCGGAGGTGGAGGCGGCGGTAACTACGGCTACCGCGAAAACAACTGgcggggcggcggcggcggcgactACAAGAACCGCGATCACCACGGTCAGCACGACTCGTACCGCGAGCACAGCCCGCGCCGAGGACGCTCACGCACGCGTTCTCCCCGCCGCCGCTCCGGCAGCCGCTCGCGCTCACGCTCCTACCGCTCGTCGTCCGGACACTCACGCCACTCCAGCTCCTCGTCCCGCTCCTCCCGCTCCCCGCGTCGCCGTAGCAACAAGCGCGCCTCCCGTGGtggcaagcagcagcagcagcagcagccacaacaacaacaacagcagcaggaggaggagcagcagcagcaacatcagCGTCGCTCCGGTTCTAGGGCCAGCAAAGAGGGAGTCACGGGGGGAGGCGCAGGAGGAGGTCCAGCGGCGGGGGCCCTGCCCAACGAGCCCCCCAGCGGAAGCAGCGTGCTGGACTGCAGCAAGTGGAAGGGTCTGACTGAGTATGAGGCCAGCCCCAAGCGCATCAACGCCGGGTCCAGGCCCGGGGGTCAGGGGTCGGCCCCTACGGAGACCCCAGCGGGCGCCGACCAGAAGCCCCCCGCAGGGCTCTGGAGGACCATCGGCCCTGCTGCTCCACCACCCGATCAGAGCCCCCCCAAATCGTCCTCCGCGTCTGGGGGAGTTTCGGCCGCCGGTGGCTTCGGGTTCTTCTCCAAAGGAGGAGAGCCGCGCCCAGGAGAGAAGACCGCGATCTCAACCGCTTTCAAGAA GTTTTTAGCAGAGCAAGGCAAAAAGGCAGGGGACCGTGAGAACGGGCGCGAGGGCGAGTCAGTGTCCAGCCCGGCGGCGGGGGAGAGCGGGGGGGTCAAGGCCCGCGGCGgcctcaccccctcctcctcctcctacgaGCCCAGCCCCGGGTACAGCGCCCCCAAGTCGGACAAGAGCCTGCCGTTCCTGGACGAGGATGTGGACGCGGAGTTCAaccaggagaggaagagcgagggCAAGACCCCGTCGCTGTCGGCCCGCGACCTCGCCGAGGAGCGCTTCGGCAAGTGGGACGACTCCGAGTACCCCTCGACCAATAAGGAGCCTCCGGAGGACGTGGAGGAGGACCTGCTGCACATGGAGGAGGAGCTGTACCACAGCCGCAAGCAGGCGGCGCGCAAGGAGGAGCGCAGCgccaagaagaaggagaagaagaagaaccgGGTGAGCCCGTCCTCGCCCACGGCGCCCCCTAGAGGGGTGGAGGCCCGGACGCGCCCGCTTTTCCCCGTGGGAAAGGACGAACCCTCTCCACCGCCCCGAACGGCGGGAAAGAGGGACGAGGATTTTAACTTTACCATCAAATCCTACCAGGACGATGGAGAGGG TGGTGCCTCGGGTTCCATGGCCAAAGAGCGGCGCTTGTCTCGTGACCTGGTCCACCCCAGTAAGAGGGACCAGGAGTTCCGTTCCATCTTCCAGCACATTCAGGCGGCGCAGCTGCGCAGGAGCCCCTCGGAGCTGTACGCCCAGCACATAGTCACCATCGTACATCACatcaaag CTCAACACTTCCGCTCCTCTGGAATGACACTAAATGAGCGCTTTGCCATGTACCAAAGACGGGCCACTGAGATGGACGTGTCGAAGCCAAAGAAAAGCCCTGAAATCCACag GAGAATTGATGTGTCTCCCAGTGCTTTTAAGAGGCACGCTCATCTGTTTGAGGATTTGGAGGAGAGCAGCTACAAG GAGGGTAAGAAGTACGAGGGGGGCGATCTGCGTCTGGACATTGAGAGGCGTAAAAAGTTCCCCCCTAAGGAGCGCGAGCCCAAGCGCGACGGGGCCAAGGGCTCCGGGGGGTCTCGAGGCCCCAGCCGGGAGCGCTCCGCTGAAAAGTCCTCCAAACACCACAAAAAGTCCAA GAAAAGCAAGAAAAAGCGAGAGAGGTctccctcctcgtcctcctcctcttcctccccctccccctcatacAAGGGAAAGGAGTACATGGGGGGGGAAGAGATGGAGCATATGGAGGAGGGCGGTTACGGCAAGCCCCGCATGGGGGGCCCCCGAGATTACCCCCCTATGGACCGGGGTCCCCGCGATTACGAGGGCCACGGCGACAGGGGCCGCGGGGGCTACGGACGGGGCCGAGGGGGGTAcgacggcggcggcggcggcgcccGTGGGGGGTACGACGGCGGACGTGGGGGATTT caacCAAGGATAAGAGGCAGAGGATGGGGAAGAGGTAATTACCCTGGCAACAGTAACAATGGGAACCCCCAGCAAATGGGGGCGCCAGTGCGGCCGCCTGAGGAGGAGTGGGACCCGGAGTACACCCCTAAGAGCAGGAAGTACTACCTG CACGATGACCGCGACGGGGAGAATAAGTGGGTGGACATGCGAGGGCGTGGCCGCGGCGGGCCCTACCCCCGTGGGCGGGGCTTCGTGTTCCGTAAGGGGCCAGGCGGCGGCAGCCCGAAGTGGACCCATGACATGTTCCAGGGCTCGGAGGAAGGCGAGCTCGGGGACAGCAACGGGTCCGACGTCAACCacaaggaagaagagaaggccGGAGACGCTTCCATGTCAAAGATGTAG
- the thrap3b gene encoding thyroid hormone receptor-associated protein 3b isoform X1 translates to MSKPPNSPSRSRSRSASRSRSRSYSRSRSRSRSRSRKHRYSSRSRSRSRSHSPPHGRERNYPSRDYQNNRGGYSGYNRGFRRPFYPRFRGRGFYPRRYQRGGGGGGGNYGYRENNWRGGGGGDYKNRDHHGQHDSYREHSPRRGRSRTRSPRRRSGSRSRSRSYRSSSGHSRHSSSSSRSSRSPRRRSNKRASRGGKQQQQQQPQQQQQQQEEEQQQQHQRRSGSRASKEGVTGGGAGGGPAAGALPNEPPSGSSVLDCSKWKGLTEYEASPKRINAGSRPGGQGSAPTETPAGADQKPPAGLWRTIGPAAPPPDQSPPKSSSASGGVSAAGGFGFFSKGGEPRPGEKTAISTAFKKFLAEQGKKAGDRENGREGESVSSPAAGESGGVKARGGLTPSSSSYEPSPGYSAPKSDKSLPFLDEDVDAEFNQERKSEGKTPSLSARDLAEERFGKWDDSEYPSTNKEPPEDVEEDLLHMEEELYHSRKQAARKEERSAKKKEKKKNRVSPSSPTAPPRGVEARTRPLFPVGKDEPSPPPRTAGKRDEDFNFTIKSYQDDGEGSGASGSMAKERRLSRDLVHPSKRDQEFRSIFQHIQAAQLRRSPSELYAQHIVTIVHHIKAQHFRSSGMTLNERFAMYQRRATEMDVSKPKKSPEIHRRIDVSPSAFKRHAHLFEDLEESSYKEGKKYEGGDLRLDIERRKKFPPKEREPKRDGAKGSGGSRGPSRERSAEKSSKHHKKSKKSKKKRERSPSSSSSSSSPSPSYKGKEYMGGEEMEHMEEGGYGKPRMGGPRDYPPMDRGPRDYEGHGDRGRGGYGRGRGGYDGGGGGARGGYDGGRGGFQPRIRGRGWGRGNYPGNSNNGNPQQMGAPVRPPEEEWDPEYTPKSRKYYLHDDRDGENKWVDMRGRGRGGPYPRGRGFVFRKGPGGGSPKWTHDMFQGSEEGELGDSNGSDVNHKEEEKAGDASMSKM, encoded by the exons ATGTCGAAGCCCCCAAACTCCCCCTCGCGCTCACGCTCCAGATCAGCGTCTCGCTCCAGATCCCGCTCGTACTCCCGGTCCCGATCCAGAAGCCGGTCTCGTTCCAGGAAGCACCGGTACAG ctctAGGTCTCGCTCCCGTTCCAGGTCTCACTCTCCGCCCCACGGTCGCGAGAGGAACTACCCCAGCCGGGACTACCAGAACAACCGCGGGGGCTACTCGGGCTACAACCGGGGCTTCCGTCGCCCTTTTTACCCCAGGTTCCGCGGGCGCGGCTTCTACCCCCGTCGCTACCAGCGTGGCGGAGGTGGAGGCGGCGGTAACTACGGCTACCGCGAAAACAACTGgcggggcggcggcggcggcgactACAAGAACCGCGATCACCACGGTCAGCACGACTCGTACCGCGAGCACAGCCCGCGCCGAGGACGCTCACGCACGCGTTCTCCCCGCCGCCGCTCCGGCAGCCGCTCGCGCTCACGCTCCTACCGCTCGTCGTCCGGACACTCACGCCACTCCAGCTCCTCGTCCCGCTCCTCCCGCTCCCCGCGTCGCCGTAGCAACAAGCGCGCCTCCCGTGGtggcaagcagcagcagcagcagcagccacaacaacaacaacagcagcaggaggaggagcagcagcagcaacatcagCGTCGCTCCGGTTCTAGGGCCAGCAAAGAGGGAGTCACGGGGGGAGGCGCAGGAGGAGGTCCAGCGGCGGGGGCCCTGCCCAACGAGCCCCCCAGCGGAAGCAGCGTGCTGGACTGCAGCAAGTGGAAGGGTCTGACTGAGTATGAGGCCAGCCCCAAGCGCATCAACGCCGGGTCCAGGCCCGGGGGTCAGGGGTCGGCCCCTACGGAGACCCCAGCGGGCGCCGACCAGAAGCCCCCCGCAGGGCTCTGGAGGACCATCGGCCCTGCTGCTCCACCACCCGATCAGAGCCCCCCCAAATCGTCCTCCGCGTCTGGGGGAGTTTCGGCCGCCGGTGGCTTCGGGTTCTTCTCCAAAGGAGGAGAGCCGCGCCCAGGAGAGAAGACCGCGATCTCAACCGCTTTCAAGAA GTTTTTAGCAGAGCAAGGCAAAAAGGCAGGGGACCGTGAGAACGGGCGCGAGGGCGAGTCAGTGTCCAGCCCGGCGGCGGGGGAGAGCGGGGGGGTCAAGGCCCGCGGCGgcctcaccccctcctcctcctcctacgaGCCCAGCCCCGGGTACAGCGCCCCCAAGTCGGACAAGAGCCTGCCGTTCCTGGACGAGGATGTGGACGCGGAGTTCAaccaggagaggaagagcgagggCAAGACCCCGTCGCTGTCGGCCCGCGACCTCGCCGAGGAGCGCTTCGGCAAGTGGGACGACTCCGAGTACCCCTCGACCAATAAGGAGCCTCCGGAGGACGTGGAGGAGGACCTGCTGCACATGGAGGAGGAGCTGTACCACAGCCGCAAGCAGGCGGCGCGCAAGGAGGAGCGCAGCgccaagaagaaggagaagaagaagaaccgGGTGAGCCCGTCCTCGCCCACGGCGCCCCCTAGAGGGGTGGAGGCCCGGACGCGCCCGCTTTTCCCCGTGGGAAAGGACGAACCCTCTCCACCGCCCCGAACGGCGGGAAAGAGGGACGAGGATTTTAACTTTACCATCAAATCCTACCAGGACGATGGAGAGGG cAGTGGTGCCTCGGGTTCCATGGCCAAAGAGCGGCGCTTGTCTCGTGACCTGGTCCACCCCAGTAAGAGGGACCAGGAGTTCCGTTCCATCTTCCAGCACATTCAGGCGGCGCAGCTGCGCAGGAGCCCCTCGGAGCTGTACGCCCAGCACATAGTCACCATCGTACATCACatcaaag CTCAACACTTCCGCTCCTCTGGAATGACACTAAATGAGCGCTTTGCCATGTACCAAAGACGGGCCACTGAGATGGACGTGTCGAAGCCAAAGAAAAGCCCTGAAATCCACag GAGAATTGATGTGTCTCCCAGTGCTTTTAAGAGGCACGCTCATCTGTTTGAGGATTTGGAGGAGAGCAGCTACAAG GAGGGTAAGAAGTACGAGGGGGGCGATCTGCGTCTGGACATTGAGAGGCGTAAAAAGTTCCCCCCTAAGGAGCGCGAGCCCAAGCGCGACGGGGCCAAGGGCTCCGGGGGGTCTCGAGGCCCCAGCCGGGAGCGCTCCGCTGAAAAGTCCTCCAAACACCACAAAAAGTCCAA GAAAAGCAAGAAAAAGCGAGAGAGGTctccctcctcgtcctcctcctcttcctccccctccccctcatacAAGGGAAAGGAGTACATGGGGGGGGAAGAGATGGAGCATATGGAGGAGGGCGGTTACGGCAAGCCCCGCATGGGGGGCCCCCGAGATTACCCCCCTATGGACCGGGGTCCCCGCGATTACGAGGGCCACGGCGACAGGGGCCGCGGGGGCTACGGACGGGGCCGAGGGGGGTAcgacggcggcggcggcggcgcccGTGGGGGGTACGACGGCGGACGTGGGGGATTT caacCAAGGATAAGAGGCAGAGGATGGGGAAGAGGTAATTACCCTGGCAACAGTAACAATGGGAACCCCCAGCAAATGGGGGCGCCAGTGCGGCCGCCTGAGGAGGAGTGGGACCCGGAGTACACCCCTAAGAGCAGGAAGTACTACCTG CACGATGACCGCGACGGGGAGAATAAGTGGGTGGACATGCGAGGGCGTGGCCGCGGCGGGCCCTACCCCCGTGGGCGGGGCTTCGTGTTCCGTAAGGGGCCAGGCGGCGGCAGCCCGAAGTGGACCCATGACATGTTCCAGGGCTCGGAGGAAGGCGAGCTCGGGGACAGCAACGGGTCCGACGTCAACCacaaggaagaagagaaggccGGAGACGCTTCCATGTCAAAGATGTAG
- the thrap3b gene encoding thyroid hormone receptor-associated protein 3b isoform X3 translates to MSKPPNSPSRSRSRSASRSRSRSYSRSRSRSRSRSRKHRYSSRSRSRSRSHSPPHGRERNYPSRDYQNNRGGYSGYNRGFRRPFYPRFRGRGFYPRRYQRGGGGGGGNYGYRENNWRGGGGGDYKNRDHHGQHDSYREHSPRRGRSRTRSPRRRSGSRSRSRSYRSSSGHSRHSSSSSRSSRSPRRRSNKRASRGGKQQQQQQPQQQQQQQEEEQQQQHQRRSGSRASKEGVTGGGAGGGPAAGALPNEPPSGSSVLDCSKWKGLTEYEASPKRINAGSRPGGQGSAPTETPAGADQKPPAGLWRTIGPAAPPPDQSPPKSSSASGGVSAAGGFGFFSKGGEPRPGEKTAISTAFKKFLAEQGKKAGDRENGREGESVSSPAAGESGGVKARGGLTPSSSSYEPSPGYSAPKSDKSLPFLDEDVDAEFNQERKSEGKTPSLSARDLAEERFGKWDDSEYPSTNKEPPEDVEEDLLHMEEELYHSRKQAARKEERSAKKKEKKKNRVSPSSPTAPPRGVEARTRPLFPVGKDEPSPPPRTAGKRDEDFNFTIKSYQDDGEGSGASGSMAKERRLSRDLVHPSKRDQEFRSIFQHIQAAQLRRSPSELYAQHIVTIVHHIKAQHFRSSGMTLNERFAMYQRRATEMDVSKPKKSPEIHRRIDVSPSAFKRHAHLFEDLEESSYKEGKKYEGGDLRLDIERRKKFPPKEREPKRDGAKGSGGSRGPSRERSAEKSSKHHKKSKKSKKKRERSPSSSSSSSSPSPSYKGKEYMGGEEMEHMEEGGYGKPRMGGPRDYPPMDRGPRDYEGHGDRGRGGYGRGRGGYDGGGGGARGGYDGGRGGFHDDRDGENKWVDMRGRGRGGPYPRGRGFVFRKGPGGGSPKWTHDMFQGSEEGELGDSNGSDVNHKEEEKAGDASMSKM, encoded by the exons ATGTCGAAGCCCCCAAACTCCCCCTCGCGCTCACGCTCCAGATCAGCGTCTCGCTCCAGATCCCGCTCGTACTCCCGGTCCCGATCCAGAAGCCGGTCTCGTTCCAGGAAGCACCGGTACAG ctctAGGTCTCGCTCCCGTTCCAGGTCTCACTCTCCGCCCCACGGTCGCGAGAGGAACTACCCCAGCCGGGACTACCAGAACAACCGCGGGGGCTACTCGGGCTACAACCGGGGCTTCCGTCGCCCTTTTTACCCCAGGTTCCGCGGGCGCGGCTTCTACCCCCGTCGCTACCAGCGTGGCGGAGGTGGAGGCGGCGGTAACTACGGCTACCGCGAAAACAACTGgcggggcggcggcggcggcgactACAAGAACCGCGATCACCACGGTCAGCACGACTCGTACCGCGAGCACAGCCCGCGCCGAGGACGCTCACGCACGCGTTCTCCCCGCCGCCGCTCCGGCAGCCGCTCGCGCTCACGCTCCTACCGCTCGTCGTCCGGACACTCACGCCACTCCAGCTCCTCGTCCCGCTCCTCCCGCTCCCCGCGTCGCCGTAGCAACAAGCGCGCCTCCCGTGGtggcaagcagcagcagcagcagcagccacaacaacaacaacagcagcaggaggaggagcagcagcagcaacatcagCGTCGCTCCGGTTCTAGGGCCAGCAAAGAGGGAGTCACGGGGGGAGGCGCAGGAGGAGGTCCAGCGGCGGGGGCCCTGCCCAACGAGCCCCCCAGCGGAAGCAGCGTGCTGGACTGCAGCAAGTGGAAGGGTCTGACTGAGTATGAGGCCAGCCCCAAGCGCATCAACGCCGGGTCCAGGCCCGGGGGTCAGGGGTCGGCCCCTACGGAGACCCCAGCGGGCGCCGACCAGAAGCCCCCCGCAGGGCTCTGGAGGACCATCGGCCCTGCTGCTCCACCACCCGATCAGAGCCCCCCCAAATCGTCCTCCGCGTCTGGGGGAGTTTCGGCCGCCGGTGGCTTCGGGTTCTTCTCCAAAGGAGGAGAGCCGCGCCCAGGAGAGAAGACCGCGATCTCAACCGCTTTCAAGAA GTTTTTAGCAGAGCAAGGCAAAAAGGCAGGGGACCGTGAGAACGGGCGCGAGGGCGAGTCAGTGTCCAGCCCGGCGGCGGGGGAGAGCGGGGGGGTCAAGGCCCGCGGCGgcctcaccccctcctcctcctcctacgaGCCCAGCCCCGGGTACAGCGCCCCCAAGTCGGACAAGAGCCTGCCGTTCCTGGACGAGGATGTGGACGCGGAGTTCAaccaggagaggaagagcgagggCAAGACCCCGTCGCTGTCGGCCCGCGACCTCGCCGAGGAGCGCTTCGGCAAGTGGGACGACTCCGAGTACCCCTCGACCAATAAGGAGCCTCCGGAGGACGTGGAGGAGGACCTGCTGCACATGGAGGAGGAGCTGTACCACAGCCGCAAGCAGGCGGCGCGCAAGGAGGAGCGCAGCgccaagaagaaggagaagaagaagaaccgGGTGAGCCCGTCCTCGCCCACGGCGCCCCCTAGAGGGGTGGAGGCCCGGACGCGCCCGCTTTTCCCCGTGGGAAAGGACGAACCCTCTCCACCGCCCCGAACGGCGGGAAAGAGGGACGAGGATTTTAACTTTACCATCAAATCCTACCAGGACGATGGAGAGGG cAGTGGTGCCTCGGGTTCCATGGCCAAAGAGCGGCGCTTGTCTCGTGACCTGGTCCACCCCAGTAAGAGGGACCAGGAGTTCCGTTCCATCTTCCAGCACATTCAGGCGGCGCAGCTGCGCAGGAGCCCCTCGGAGCTGTACGCCCAGCACATAGTCACCATCGTACATCACatcaaag CTCAACACTTCCGCTCCTCTGGAATGACACTAAATGAGCGCTTTGCCATGTACCAAAGACGGGCCACTGAGATGGACGTGTCGAAGCCAAAGAAAAGCCCTGAAATCCACag GAGAATTGATGTGTCTCCCAGTGCTTTTAAGAGGCACGCTCATCTGTTTGAGGATTTGGAGGAGAGCAGCTACAAG GAGGGTAAGAAGTACGAGGGGGGCGATCTGCGTCTGGACATTGAGAGGCGTAAAAAGTTCCCCCCTAAGGAGCGCGAGCCCAAGCGCGACGGGGCCAAGGGCTCCGGGGGGTCTCGAGGCCCCAGCCGGGAGCGCTCCGCTGAAAAGTCCTCCAAACACCACAAAAAGTCCAA GAAAAGCAAGAAAAAGCGAGAGAGGTctccctcctcgtcctcctcctcttcctccccctccccctcatacAAGGGAAAGGAGTACATGGGGGGGGAAGAGATGGAGCATATGGAGGAGGGCGGTTACGGCAAGCCCCGCATGGGGGGCCCCCGAGATTACCCCCCTATGGACCGGGGTCCCCGCGATTACGAGGGCCACGGCGACAGGGGCCGCGGGGGCTACGGACGGGGCCGAGGGGGGTAcgacggcggcggcggcggcgcccGTGGGGGGTACGACGGCGGACGTGGGGGATTT CACGATGACCGCGACGGGGAGAATAAGTGGGTGGACATGCGAGGGCGTGGCCGCGGCGGGCCCTACCCCCGTGGGCGGGGCTTCGTGTTCCGTAAGGGGCCAGGCGGCGGCAGCCCGAAGTGGACCCATGACATGTTCCAGGGCTCGGAGGAAGGCGAGCTCGGGGACAGCAACGGGTCCGACGTCAACCacaaggaagaagagaaggccGGAGACGCTTCCATGTCAAAGATGTAG
- the eva1bb gene encoding eva-1 homolog Bb, producing MNATEAEMELLSNSMATYAHLKDNLESFALYFMLGVCSGLLMALCLLVLGLACRRPRAKQAPRSPDMRQLRESSEEDEDEDDDGDDETSQGKDDEEAEIPRVTVAPTSDLSQSNGTLRSVNVFASVEELEKARRLEERERIVREIWRNGQPDILATGTGTLGRVHYH from the exons ATGAACGCCACAGAAGCTGAAATGGAGCTATTGAGCAACAGCATGGCAACATATGCCCACCTCAAAG ACAACCTGGAGAGCTTTGCTCTGTACTTCATGCTGGGGGTGTGTTCCGGCCTGCTCATGGCCCTCTGCTTGCTCGTGCTGGGCCTCGCGTGCCGGCGGCCGCGCGCTAAACAAGCTCCTCGCTCACCTGACATGCGGCAGCTGCGAGAATCGAGCGAGGAagacgaggatgaggacgaCGACGGGGATGATGAGACCAGCCAGGGGAAAGACGACGAAGAGGCGGAGATTCCTCGAGTGACGGTAGCGCCCACGAGCGATCTCAGCCAGTCCAATGGCACCTTACGGAGTGTTAACGTCTTTGCCTCAGTTGAGGAGCTCGAGAAAGCGAGACGATTGGAGGAGCGGGAACGCATCGTCAGAGAGATCTGGAGAAACGGACAGCCGGACATACTGGCCACGGGCACAGGCACCCTCGGACGTGTACACTACCACTGA